The Streptomyces sp. NBC_00236 DNA window GTCAGCGCCCCAGCCGTCGCCGGCCTCCGAGCCGCCGGGGACACCGGAGGTGTCCTGCGTCCACCACACCGGCGGGGTGCCCGGGCCCTCGGCCCCGACCGGCCCGTCGCCGGCGCTGCCGTAGTACACGCCGACCACACCGCCGGTCATCGACGCGCCACCGTCGTCGGGGCTGCGCGGCTCCCCGGTCACGAGGTCGTCGTAGCCGTCGTGGTCGATGTCGCCGGAAGCGACGGCCGGGCCGCCGCGCAGGCCCTGGTCGTAGCGGAGCCCCTGGACCTCGCCGAGGAGGAGTGCGGACCAGCCGTGGCCCGGCTCCTCGCCCACGGTGACGCCGGAGATGACGAGGTCGGCGAGACCGTTGCCGTCGTAGTCGCCGGTGGTCAGGGCCCGGGGTGCGATCTCGCGCCCGGGGGTGCCGGGGACGTGGTTGCTGCTCGAGGTGGCGTTCCGGCGGGTTCCCGGGGCGTACTGGAACAGGGTGAAGTCGGCGCGGTCGGTCACGGCCAGCTGGTCGCCGGGGATGTCGGGGCTGAAGTGCGCGGCGGCGAGAGCATTGCCGAACCGGGCGCCGGCGGCGGGTTCCGCGGCCTGCAGCCAGTCGCTGCCCGAGCCGGAGAGCCCCTGCGCGGAGCCCCACAGGACGACGGCGCCGCCCGCGTCGGTCACCGGTTCGACGTTCTCGCCCGGGAGGCCCACGACGGCGTCGCCGTACCCGTCCCCGTCCAGGTCGCCGGTGGCCAGCGCGGCGCCGAAACCGTCCCCGGCCTCGGCGCCGCCCGGCACCCCGGTGGTGTTCTGGCTGAGGACGGTGCCCCGGGTGGTATTGATGCCGCCCGGCCCGCCGTA harbors:
- a CDS encoding esterase; its protein translation is MRTYRPAAVVAASLLLMAGAAAVAPSAHAVAPGGTHADDGDADFNGDGYEDVLIGAPGGTVGGKKGAGYVTVQYGGPGGINTTRGTVLSQNTTGVPGGAEAGDGFGAALATGDLDGDGYGDAVVGLPGENVEPVTDAGGAVVLWGSAQGLSGSGSDWLQAAEPAAGARFGNALAAAHFSPDIPGDQLAVTDRADFTLFQYAPGTRRNATSSSNHVPGTPGREIAPRALTTGDYDGNGLADLVISGVTVGEEPGHGWSALLLGEVQGLRYDQGLRGGPAVASGDIDHDGYDDLVTGEPRSPDDGGASMTGGVVGVYYGSAGDGPVGAEGPGTPPVWWTQDTSGVPGGSEAGDGWGADLSVADTDGDGYADVAIGAPGEDIGTVVDAGAVWVLRGAAGGLTASGAASWDQDSVNVPGVPEKGDRWGGQARLTDPDRDGRAGLLTAAPGENAGDGIVWVFPAGTGGVTAAGSWTFDAGTFGGAETAAGYGTAIDE